A genomic stretch from Tenrec ecaudatus isolate mTenEca1 chromosome X, mTenEca1.hap1, whole genome shotgun sequence includes:
- the RAB39B gene encoding ras-related protein Rab-39B, with translation MEAIWLYQFRLIVIGDSTVGKSCLIRRFTEGRFAQVSDPTVGVDFFSRLVEIEPGKRIKLQIWDTAGQERFRSITRAYYRNSVGGLLLFDITNRRSFQNVHEWLEETKVHVQPYQIVFVLVGHKCDLDTQRQVTRHEAEKLAAAYGMKYIETSARDAINVEKAFTDLTRDIYELVKRGEITIQEGWEGVKSGFVPNVVHSSEEVVKSERRCLC, from the exons ATGGAGGCCATCTGGCTGTACCAGTTCCGGCTCATTGTCATCGGGGACTCCACGGTGGGCAAGTCTTGCCTGATTCGCCGCTTCACCGAAGGCCGCTTCGCCCAGGTTTCAGACCCCACCGTAGGGGTGGATTTCTTCTCCCGCCTCGTGGAGATAGAGCCGGGAAAACGCATCAAGCTCCAGATCTGGGATACCGCGGGTCAGGAGAGGTTCAG aTCCATCACCCGTGCTTACTACAGGAACTCAGTCGGTGGTCTTCTTTTATTTGACATTACCAACCGCCGGTCCTTCCAGAATGTCCATGAATGGTTAGAAGAGACCAAAGTACACGTTCAGCCCTACCAAATTGTGTTTGTTCTGGTGGGTCACAAGTGTGACCTGGATACCCAGAGGCAAGTGACTCGGCACGAAGCAGAGAAACTGGCTGCTGCATATGGGATGAAGTACATTGAAACGTCAGCTCGCGATGCCATCAATGTGGAGAAAGCCTTCACAGACCTGACAAGAGACATCTATGAGCTGGTGAAAAGGGGGGAGATCACAATCCAGGAGGGCTGGGAAGGGGTGAAGAGTGGATTTGTACCAAATGTAGTTCACTCTTCAGAAGAGGTCGTCAAATCAGAGAGGAGATGTTTGTGCTAG